A genome region from Haloarcula rubripromontorii includes the following:
- a CDS encoding glucose 1-dehydrogenase codes for MKVIGVTRDDDGPQLLERERPSPDPGEALVRTLRVGVDGTDHEVLNGSHGGFPDGADHMVLGHEAVGVVEEPNGTGLEAGQVVAPTVRRKPDGETNEYFRRGEPDMAPDGEYTERGIVGDHGFMAEYFTSPADFLVPVPESVAEYGFLVEPLSITEKANEHAYATREPFDWRPESACVLGNGSLGLLTLWMLEQEYDRTYCVGRRDRPDPTVDIIDEIGSTYVDSRETPADELPEAYEAMDYIYEATGFAPHAFQTVKALDQNGVGVLLGIPEPWEFEVDGGSLHNEIVLHNKCLIGTVNSHISHFEDAVETLQDLPEWLLDDLVTTVTDPEHVEAAFTDGDDQIKAVVEFDSL; via the coding sequence ATGAAAGTGATTGGTGTTACGCGGGACGACGACGGCCCACAGCTCCTAGAGCGGGAGCGACCGTCGCCTGACCCGGGCGAGGCACTCGTCCGGACACTCCGCGTTGGTGTTGACGGCACAGACCACGAAGTCCTGAACGGGTCCCACGGTGGATTCCCCGACGGGGCAGACCACATGGTTCTCGGACACGAGGCGGTCGGCGTCGTCGAAGAGCCCAATGGCACGGGGCTCGAGGCGGGGCAGGTCGTCGCGCCGACCGTCCGGCGGAAACCGGACGGCGAAACGAACGAGTATTTCCGTCGGGGCGAGCCCGACATGGCTCCAGACGGCGAGTACACGGAACGCGGCATTGTCGGCGACCACGGCTTCATGGCCGAGTACTTCACGTCGCCGGCGGACTTCCTCGTTCCCGTCCCTGAGTCGGTTGCAGAGTACGGCTTCCTCGTCGAACCGCTCTCGATCACCGAGAAGGCCAACGAGCACGCGTACGCCACGCGGGAGCCATTCGACTGGCGGCCGGAATCGGCCTGCGTGCTGGGCAACGGCTCGCTCGGACTGCTGACGCTGTGGATGCTTGAACAGGAGTACGACCGGACGTACTGTGTCGGTCGGCGCGACCGGCCCGACCCGACGGTCGACATCATCGACGAGATCGGGAGCACGTACGTCGATTCCCGTGAGACGCCGGCGGATGAACTCCCGGAGGCTTACGAGGCGATGGATTACATCTACGAGGCAACCGGGTTTGCCCCGCATGCGTTCCAGACAGTCAAGGCGCTCGACCAGAACGGTGTCGGCGTGTTGCTCGGCATCCCGGAGCCGTGGGAGTTTGAAGTCGATGGCGGCTCGCTCCACAACGAGATTGTCCTGCACAACAAGTGTCTCATCGGGACTGTCAACTCACACATCTCGCACTTCGAGGACGCCGTCGAGACCTTACAGGACCTTCCGGAGTGGCTGCTCGACGATCTGGTAACGACGGTTACCGACCCAGAGCATGTCGAGGCGGCCTTCACGGACGGGGACGACCAGATAAAAGCAGTCGTCGAGTTCGATTCGCTGTAG
- a CDS encoding Gfo/Idh/MocA family protein, protein MTETVRIGIIGLGNIADIHCTNLRQLDQPVSITAGVDIDADARHRFAETYNATAYEEASAMFGSVDAALVTTPNRYHEQYVVAALEAGLDVLVEKPLAHTLESAERIAAAAEAADGFCMVGFHNRFADPVQTLVGYRDAGDIGDVSHIEANYIRRRGVPGRGSWFTRNDVAGGGSLIDIGAHAIDLSLHVAGHPAVVEVSGDTRAQFGVDEEYAYVEMWGEDHGAAEFSVDDSASAFIRCDDGTTISLEVAWAANRPDSQAYYVRGTDAGAKLDLADQSLTLFETADTGRMHHRTTDVETQRSDPQRTEQARFISAVRNGTPPSVNTVEQALRVQRVMDGIYRSSETGTAVSVSETET, encoded by the coding sequence ATGACTGAGACCGTTCGGATAGGCATCATCGGACTGGGGAACATCGCGGACATCCACTGTACGAACCTCCGTCAGCTCGACCAACCGGTCTCGATAACGGCGGGCGTCGACATCGATGCCGATGCGCGCCACCGGTTCGCCGAGACGTACAACGCGACGGCGTACGAGGAGGCGTCGGCAATGTTCGGGTCCGTCGATGCCGCGCTGGTGACGACACCGAACAGATACCACGAGCAGTACGTCGTAGCGGCGCTTGAGGCGGGCTTGGACGTGCTCGTCGAGAAACCACTTGCACACACGCTCGAAAGCGCTGAGCGGATCGCCGCGGCCGCCGAAGCGGCCGACGGGTTCTGTATGGTCGGCTTCCACAACCGGTTTGCCGACCCGGTGCAGACGCTCGTGGGCTACCGCGACGCGGGCGATATTGGCGATGTGTCTCATATCGAGGCGAACTACATCAGGCGTCGCGGCGTCCCAGGACGGGGGTCATGGTTCACTCGCAACGACGTGGCCGGCGGCGGCTCGCTCATCGATATCGGGGCTCACGCTATCGACCTGTCGCTGCACGTTGCCGGTCATCCGGCCGTCGTGGAGGTGTCAGGTGACACCCGTGCCCAGTTCGGCGTCGACGAGGAGTACGCGTACGTCGAGATGTGGGGCGAGGACCACGGTGCAGCCGAGTTCAGCGTCGACGATTCCGCGAGTGCTTTCATCCGCTGTGATGACGGCACGACGATATCCTTAGAGGTGGCGTGGGCAGCGAACCGGCCGGACAGTCAGGCGTACTACGTCCGCGGAACCGATGCGGGCGCGAAACTCGACCTCGCGGACCAGTCGCTGACATTGTTTGAGACGGCCGACACCGGTCGGATGCACCATCGAACGACCGATGTCGAGACACAGCGGTCGGACCCACAGCGAACGGAGCAGGCACGGTTCATCTCTGCGGTTCGGAACGGGACGCCACCGTCGGTAAACACCGTCGAGCAGGCGCTGCGAGTCCAGCGTGTGATGGACGGAATCTACCGCTCCAGCGAAACTGGCACGGCTGTCAGCGTCAGCGAGACAGAGACCTGA